Proteins encoded by one window of Drosophila melanogaster chromosome X:
- the Rpt6 gene encoding regulatory particle triple-A ATPase 6 → MTVTNRMEIESAYHKGEGFRSYYIQKIEELQLVVAEKHQNLRRLQAQRNELNAKVRMLREELQLLQEQGSYVGEVVKPMDKKKVLVKVHPEGKFVVDLDKNIDINDVTPNCRVALRNESYTLHKILPNKVDPLVSLMMVEKVPDSTYEMVGGLDKQIKEIKEVIELPVKHPELFDALGIAQPKGVLLYGPPGTGKTLLARAVAHHTECTFIRVSGSELVQKFIGEGSRMVRELFVMAREHAPSIIFMDEIDSIGSSRIESGSGGDSEVQRTMLELLNQLDGFEATKNIKVIMATNRIDILDPALLRPGRIDRKIEFPPPNEEARLDILKIHSRKMNLTRGINLRKIAELMPGASGAEVKGVCTEAGMYALRERRVHVTQEDFEMAVAKVMQKDSEKNMSIKKLWK, encoded by the exons ATGACGGTGACGAATCGG ATGGAAATCGAGTCGGCCTACCATAAAGGCGAGGGATTCCGGTCCTACTACATCCAAAAGAtcgaggaactgcagctgGTGGTGGCCGAGAAGCACCAGAATTTGAGACGACTGCAGGCCCAGCGCAATGAGCTCAATGCTAAAG TTCGGATGCTGCGggaggagctgcagctgctccaggAACAGGGTAGCTATGTGGGCGAGGTTGTGAAGCCCATGGACAAGAAGAAAGTGCTGGTCAAGGTGCATCCCGAGGGCAAGTTCGTCGTCGATCTGGACAAAAACATAGATATCAACGACGTAACCCCCAATTGCCGCGTGGCCCTGCGCAATGAGAGCTATACGCTGCACAAGATTCTGCCCAATAAGGTGGATCCGCTGGTCTCGCTTATGATGGTTGAAAAAGTTCCTGACTCCACATACGAAATGGTTGGCGGCCTGGACAAACAGATTAAAGAGATCAAGGAGGTGATTGAGTTGCCCGTAAAGCATCCAGAGCTGTTTGATGCCTTGGGTATTGCCCAGCCGAAGGGAGTGCTCCTTTATGGACCTCCAGGTACAGGAAAGACTTTGCTGGCCAGGGCCGTTGCCCATCACACCGAGTGCACCTTCATTCGCGTCTCTGGCTCAGAGCTGGTCCAGAAATTCATCGGCGAGGGTTCGCGCATGGTTCGAGAACTCTTTGTAATGGCCCGGGAACATGCACCATCAATTATTTTCATGGACGAAATCGATTCCATTGGCTCGTCGCGTATTGAGTCAGGTTCCGGCGGCGATTCCGAGGTGCAGCGTACTATGCTGGAGCTACTTAACCAGCTGGACGGCTTTGAGGCCACCAAGAACATCAAGGTGATCATGGCCACCAATCGCATTGACATCCTGGATCCCGCTCTGCTGCGTCCCGGCCGTATTGATCGCAAGATCGAGTTCCCGCCACCAAACGAGGAGGCGCGTCTGGACATCTTGAAGATCCACTCCCGTAAGATGAACCTCACGCGTGGCATTAATCTGCGCAAGATCGCCGAGCTAATGCCAGGCGCATCAGGTGCGGAAGTCAAGGGCGTCTGCACGGAGGCCGGCATGTATGCGCTGCGCGAACGACGCGTCCATGTCACCCAGGAGGACTTCGAGATGGCTGTGGCCAAGGTGATGCAGAAGGACTCGGAGAAGAACATGTCTATCAAGAAGCTGTGGAAGTAG